TGTGTGTGCTCTTCCAGTTTGCTTTGCTGGTCACTAACCCTCGACGATGGAGTCTGGTAGATGTGGTTTTCTCCCAGCAGCCAACGGTCAATGAAACCAGCCGCTCCACCAGTGCAATTCATGTAGAGGCCCATGTCCCCAATCCCACCTGGGCCCAGATAGCCTCTGTTGAAAAGAGGTGACTCTAGTGTCAACAATGGAGGATAACAGCCATCGAGAGCAAGaataagatttaaaaaccaATACAAGCTGGACCGAGGATTTGGAAAGTAGTGATTTCAATTTAGACTCtgcttatttattcattcactaCCTATTTTATCAGTTTACATTTCTTATAGCTTCTGTCTGCAATCACTGGACTCCGCAGTAAACAAGGGTTTTAATCACATGACACACAAACTCATTGTAATGAGAAAATGACTTGTTGCTAGATGGGAAATGTTCCTTGGactcaaagagacaaaacaacatgcCCTGATCAACTCACAGTGGACAATCTGGTACCGGGAGATGGAAAGTGAGGAACAGCCAGAGGATTTCTAAGAGGATCACACACAGCCAGGCAGGCCAGTACAGCAAGATGTCAAGGAATGGGGACCACCAAGCActctggaaaacacacaattaaTCAAACACTTAAGTTTCAGCTTATTTCAGGGGACTCATGTGGCGGCAGAGCAATAAATAGAAGGTCAAAGAACGTGGGTAAAATGGAGCTGTTGGCTGACCGTCGTGAGGATGTCGAGGTGACCTTTTGCCACCAGCAGATCCAGGCAGGCTACAACCAGGTACGACCAGGCCAGGCGCTGCAACACACCGGGGATTCGCAGGTTGTCCCAAGATACTGTGGGGTGGATGAGGAGAGAGTGGGAGCAAACAGGCAGGCAGCAACGCACAAACACGTAAAGAAAGTCACAAAGTACACCAAGAGTCAACACTTTGGATCACTgttaaagaataataaataaatgattatttaaataaatggttTACTAAGTGGTTAACTCACATGGTCCCTGACAATAGTTTGGGTTGATGATGAAGACACCGATGATGAAGAGCTGCAGGCTCCGCCACACAGTTTTCCTCAGCAGTGAGCAGCGTGTTGAGCCTGCACACAGCAGGGAGTTGGTTGACAGTGCGATGGATGTCCCCATGATAAACACAAACCTGGTGGAGGAGGGAAACACAATGTGAGGAACTGAGATCAGTGCATTCAAGGGAACTGGTAGGTTTCATTATTTTGGGTTAGTGGTTAAATTCAGGGTGTATTTGTTGACAGGTGATTGCAATCTAAGAACACTTTGTTTTGCAAGAAAGgtaaaatgataataacaataatagtaatagaTACACTTAAAAATACATATCACAAGCACAAAGAACCAAACTCTGTTGTaacatacacaacacaccaGCTGGGAAAGCAAGAAAGGAGGTAATGGATTTTGAAATCACATTGCAATGAATGGAAACTGCATTGGATCGGGTTGAGTGAGTTTGTGGTTCTGGCTCTCTGTCAAGATACACATATGGTGtcatatgaaaacttttatccCCATACAACCCTGCTCGCACTTTGAGATCCTCTGGTAGGGGCCCTTTAATTGTTCCAAACTCCCGTCTAAAGACAAAGCGGACCGAGttgttttactgttattttctgttttttatttgtgaagcacCTTGTAACTACATTTTGAGAAgggctgtataaataaagaacttgtaattcttgtttttcttcttattatGATTGTATAACATGATACTGTAACTCCAATGCTCGAGTGGGGTTCACTAACCTGCAGAACTAAAACATACGAGAGAAAATCTTTAGGATAGACTGATCTTACCAAGGGAAGACTAAATCTGCAACAGTCAGACCTGTAATGAGACAAATGGAAAACCCAGGTTTGGACATTAAATACAATACCAAGGATAATACTGCACCAGTTTACAAAGATCTGTGAATAACTACTAAcatggttaaaaaaacaacaataaaagtaaaactagTCAGGACTCACCATTCCAGCTTTCGTGTCTGAAGAACCAGTATCGCCCCCCTCCATAGTTCACAAACACCATGATGACTAAAGAAATTCTGAcgggaaacaaataaaatgcaccATTAATGAAAAGCACCATGAGAAAGATTACATAACTACAGCTAAATGGTTTGCTTGAGAGAAATATTACTTGAAACAAATATTACTACTTCAGAGAACTGGATCCATGTTGATATTATTAGTAAGGGTTTATTAATGACTGACAATCTGGTGTCAGCTGCAAAAAGTCACGCTGCAGCAAGAAACCAATGACACGGTgtaatcacacatcagatcaaGTGGTACTTCAGATAAGAAGCGGAACTTCTCTGAGCAAGTTGAGCCGCAGGGGtaaagggggggtggggtgatGGAATGGGGTTTACCCTCTGAATGTGTCCAGAGATCGCAGCCTCTTGCTGGGGttgggtggaggagggaggatgcTGTCAGTATATGGTGGCACCGTCCTGCCAGGAGAGCCCAGTTCCTGGATGGtgaaattaaagttaaatattaacattattCGGTTAAAAGCAGCTTTTGACAGATTTTGAGTTACTACTCAATATATTTGATTAGAGAGAGTAATGAAGCCTTGGTTGATTTCACAAAGGCACATAATAGACTTACCtaacaaataaatgcaggaaATATTATTTAAggtattttaataataaaagtgtCACATTAACAAAATGATGCTGCTTCTTTCTTTACCCATCAATGAATAGTTCCCTACATATTACCACTCACAGAGTTGATGAGCCTCTCCGTCTCCATCGAGCCACTGATTCGGAAGAGGATATTCTTCACCACGCCGAGCCTGGACAAGACGTGTTCAACCAGTGTAAGAGTATTTCTATAATACGCACAAGCTCAAAGTGCACGATACatcaggaaaacaaagaaacagcagcagtgcatcTCTGTGCTTAGTAATAATATTTGTTGACACAAGAGATGATTACGCTAGAGGACCACAAGAGATAtctaactaaaaatacaaatccaATGAAATCGTGTTATGGTTACATTAAAACATGGTTAGTAGAGTAGATTTTGTTGGTAGCATCACAGTTTTATCTGGGAATTCATTGCATAAAGATTAAGAATGAAATGATAACATGACATTACCTTAATATTATCCTTCCAATGCAGGACACCAATGTCAGTCCAGCAAAGATAAGAAAAGCCACTAATATCGCTGTGAACAGTGGAATGGTGTCAGTTAGATGTAGTTTGTACATGGTACAATGTTACAGGGATGAACAGTATAACAACACTTATAAAGCATGACATATTTCCATGTCACACAAGATTGACTGTTAAACTGGGTGTGACTCACGTATGTAGCTGTTGATGGGGTCTGCGTCAGTCACCACAGAACAATTCGCCACTGAGGAGTCGTTGAAACTTTTCACCCACAGAGAGTAGTTCCCGTGCTCCCCAAAGTGGAACGGAACCCTGCGGATTAACGCGGTACATTAAACACATACGTAGCAAACCAGCCAGACAATAAACATACAAAGGACATATTCTTTACATGGTTCTGAAAAACTGTCATTCAACAGTGCTTCTGTAACAAGATAACacttcaacacaacacattcgCCTGGATACAATGTGCGTTTGCCTATTTTAAAAATTGTGTTTTCCTCATATACTGGTTGGATATGGGTTATCAGTATTCAATTAGAAGATGTGGCACAACATGGTGACTGTTAAGGATCTGTGAAGACCCTGAATTGTTATATTCATTCATGATTAGCCAAGCTGTCACATGAGTGCATCACAGAAAGTAAGCAATGTTACTTGTTTGGGACAAATTTAGTTCAGCTGTCTCCAATTGGTTGGTGCAACAATTACACAGTAAATCATATTATTGTAATATTCCTGAACATTAACTGTAAACATTTTAGAAGATGCCTTTTTTTCATGTATGGGAAAGATGTCAGTGTTATTAAACTTACGTGCACAGCTCCAGGTTGACAGGGGTGCTGTTGAGCTGTAGTGTTATGTCATGCTGTGTGCTCACAACAAAGTCAACAGAGCTGGGCTGTCCAGGACTGGGTGCAGCTCTTACAACTCCCAGCTGCTGGTGCAGACACTAGctcacaaagacacaagacCAGGCACAGATTAGAAAACACCATCTTCCTTCTTGTCTGTGATTAAAGCCATACAACCACAGAGCAGACTGAAGGAACATATcagatgtgtttgtgagtgagtgagtgagtgagtgaatgtaCCTGGTAGCAGTGCTCTGACACCCAGGACACCACCACCTCTGTGCCCAGCTCATTGTTGACTGTCAGGGAGGCCTCGTCCATCTTCagcacactgtgtttgtgatgaGTGAAGCCAGCTGGAGAAAAGAGACATCCGTTGAAATGCaggaagaaaacacagatgcagaagatgctgcagctccacagtgtGTCTGACCACACCCCTCTGTGCAGCCACTGGTCTCTGAGCAGTTATAGACATTATCCTAATAATCCATCAACTCAAAACGCTGGGTTTGCATTAGAACTAAAAGCATTATTGTAaaatttatatacagtctatgaaaATAACCCCAGCTGCCATAACTCAACGTGGACAAACGAGAGATAAACAAACCCTGACTGCTTCGCTACAGACACTTTCACTGACTTACCTCAAAGCAACGGATCACTGCTACTGACAAACTGACTCCACACATAAAGAGTGTGTGCTGGATCTACAGAAAGGTCGCTGGAGAGAACCACCAGTCCAGACTGCGTGTGAGCTACATGCAGCTAGCAGCTGTGTCTGCCGCCTTGAGGAGGGAAGAATGTGAGCGGACTGAAGTCTCGGCTGCACAGCTCCATGGTCACATGCTGGATTAATCCGTTCAACACCCCCAGGAGGGAAGTTCAAACATCCAGAGCTCAGGCTTCCGCCGATGACTCGATTTCTCCAGTCGATGCTGATCTCGAGTCAGCTCCTGGTTAGCAAGTGTTACGGCTTACTAGTCAAACACTTCAATCTAGCTGCGAACTGTCTTCACTCGGTTTACGACAGACACCTTCATTCACCGGTGAAATGTGATCTGTACACGTGTAGACGTTAATGCGAACAGTTGTTGACATGTTAGCTAGCTGTGTTGCTAACTACCTAGCACTGGTGGTTCTCAGTAGTGAACACTGCAGGTTACTCACAGGCAGAAGCTTCAGCCGCCGGTGGAGCCACACATACAGCGACCAGCAGAGCAGCGGCAGCGAGGACCAACATGTATCTATCTAGTCgtgtcatgtctgtctgtgttggcTGTTTCCCCCCTCGACCGAAGAGGATgtgtttttagacttttctcCAGTTTCCCCTTTTCCATAACTGATTCCACTTCCGACTCTTCCTTGTTTTGACATTGTAGTGAGAGCGAGAAGGGACAAAGTTCATTATTAACGCAGCCAGGCCTCTGGTTCATTAACACCACACTGAAGCCTGTGCGTTGTAGTGTGTGTCATATTTACtgcctgttgccatggtgacattCATGTATTTCccctttttcactttatttaccAATGTGCAGAATGTGGAAACAATCAGCCATGTATAGACAATCTAATCCAAATCCACAATGCAAGCTCAACCAAATTAAATAATGCTAATTAGAAAGACtagctgtaaaaacaaaaagaatatccatatgaaatatataataataataataatcccgGGTCAGCAAAAGATAGACATAGACATTTTTGTTCGCAACAAGTCTGGTCACTCTGTAACAACTATGTCTAAAGACACCATCATTGATTTGAACGAGCCTCTTAACCTCTTGAATTTGTATTCATTAGAGTTCTCACCAAATGTTCATGTCATAATTAAACAACGAAAAAGTCAGCACACgctttttttactttgaataattattttttctgaCCCTcgattataattattttttatacattttttgatAACTAGTTTGACTCGTTTGTTTTATGTTATTtgactgatatttatagatTTTGACTATTATTTAATTTGACTGATCTTGCATTGCAGATTTGTACATGGCAGATTGTTTACATATTCTCCATGTTCTGTAAGGGACAGTGACAAAACAAGGACATGATTGTCTCTGGCTCGGCTCCACAAATATAGAAAGGATTTGGtaaattattgttttgcatGGTAAATATTGTGAAAGATTTTGCTGTCAAAttctctcatttttattttcatacaacatatataaatatttataataaatataataagatCACACTCAATAACACTCATTTAATTCAGCAACATCCctttaaagacacatttcctAACATGGACTACAACCACAGGACTACAACAAGATCAGCTGCAGATGTTTGACACTTCCTGTGCAGACCCTGTTGCCTTGGTAACATGAATATCCTTCAACCAATCAGTAGAATATAAATGAGTTTAAAAACGTCATTACGCACACTAAAAGCTTTTCAAACGCACTGCGCTGTTTTAAATT
This is a stretch of genomic DNA from Paralichthys olivaceus isolate ysfri-2021 chromosome 8, ASM2471397v2, whole genome shotgun sequence. It encodes these proteins:
- the hgsnat gene encoding heparan-alpha-glucosaminide N-acetyltransferase isoform X2, translating into MDEASLTVNNELGTEVVVSWVSEHCYQCLHQQLGVVRAAPSPGQPSSVDFVVSTQHDITLQLNSTPVNLELCTVPFHFGEHGNYSLWVKSFNDSSVANCSVVTDADPINSYIPILVAFLIFAGLTLVSCIGRIILRLGVVKNILFRISGSMETERLINSELGSPGRTVPPYTDSILPPPPNPSKRLRSLDTFRGISLVIMVFVNYGGGRYWFFRHESWNGLTVADLVFPWFVFIMGTSIALSTNSLLCAGSTRCSLLRKTVWRSLQLFIIGVFIINPNYCQGPLSWDNLRIPGVLQRLAWSYLVVACLDLLVAKGHLDILTTSAWWSPFLDILLYWPAWLCVILLEILWLFLTFHLPVPDCPLGYLGPGGIGDMGLYMNCTGGAAGFIDRWLLGENHIYQTPSSRVIYATRMPFDPEGVLGSINSVLMAFLGLQAGKIILHYRDLHTSIISRFLIWGLFLGATSAVLTKCSTDQGFIPVNKNLWSLSYVTTLACFAFVLLVLLYFIVDVQKWWSGAPFYYPGMNSILVYVGHEVFEEYFPFRWRMANSQSHAEHLTQNLVATSCWVFIAYVLYRKRIFWKI
- the hgsnat gene encoding heparan-alpha-glucosaminide N-acetyltransferase isoform X1; this encodes MTRLDRYMLVLAAAALLVAVCVAPPAAEASASGFTHHKHSVLKMDEASLTVNNELGTEVVVSWVSEHCYQCLHQQLGVVRAAPSPGQPSSVDFVVSTQHDITLQLNSTPVNLELCTVPFHFGEHGNYSLWVKSFNDSSVANCSVVTDADPINSYIPILVAFLIFAGLTLVSCIGRIILRLGVVKNILFRISGSMETERLINSELGSPGRTVPPYTDSILPPPPNPSKRLRSLDTFRGISLVIMVFVNYGGGRYWFFRHESWNGLTVADLVFPWFVFIMGTSIALSTNSLLCAGSTRCSLLRKTVWRSLQLFIIGVFIINPNYCQGPLSWDNLRIPGVLQRLAWSYLVVACLDLLVAKGHLDILTTSAWWSPFLDILLYWPAWLCVILLEILWLFLTFHLPVPDCPLGYLGPGGIGDMGLYMNCTGGAAGFIDRWLLGENHIYQTPSSRVIYATRMPFDPEGVLGSINSVLMAFLGLQAGKIILHYRDLHTSIISRFLIWGLFLGATSAVLTKCSTDQGFIPVNKNLWSLSYVTTLACFAFVLLVLLYFIVDVQKWWSGAPFYYPGMNSILVYVGHEVFEEYFPFRWRMANSQSHAEHLTQNLVATSCWVFIAYVLYRKRIFWKI